A genome region from Camarhynchus parvulus chromosome 15, STF_HiC, whole genome shotgun sequence includes the following:
- the CABP7 gene encoding calcium-binding protein 7, which translates to MPFHPVTAALMYRGIYTVPNILAEQRPVEIPEDELEEIREAFKVFDRDGNGFISKQELGTAMRSLGYMPNEVELEVIIQRLDMDGDGQVDFEEFVTLLGPKLSTSGIPEKFHGTDFDTVFWKCDMQKLTVDELKRLLYDTFCEHLSMKDIENIIMTEEESHMGTAEECPVDVETCSSQQIRQTCVRKSLICAFAIAFIISVMLIAANQVLRSGMK; encoded by the exons ATGCCTTTCCACCCGGTGACGGCGGCGTTGATGTACCGGGGGATCTACACCGTCCCCAACATCCTCGCCGAGCAGCGCCCCGTGGAGATCCCCGAGGATGAGCTGGAGG AGATCCGGGAAGCCTTCAAGGTGTTCGACCGCGATGGCAACGGGTTCATCtccaagcaggagctgggcacggCCATGCGCTCCCTGGGCTACATGCCCAACGAGGTGGAGCTGGAGGTCATCATCCAGCGCCTCGACATGGACG GTGACGGGCAGGTGGACTTTGAGGAGTTTGTGACATTGCTGGGGCCCAAGCTCTCCACCTCGGGCATCCCAGAGAAGTTCCACGGCACCGACTTCGACACCGTCTTCTGGAAG TGTGACATGCAGAAGCTGACGGTGGACGAGCTGAAGCGGCTGCTGTATGACACCTTCTGCGAGCACCTGTCCATGAAGGACATCGAGAACATCATCATGACGGAGGAGGAGAGCCACATGGGCACGGCCGAGGAGTGCCCCGTTGACGTGGAGA cctgctccagccagcagaTCCGCCAGACCTGCGTGCGGAAGAGCCTCATCTGCGCCTTCGCCATCGCCTTCAT